In Stutzerimonas stutzeri, a genomic segment contains:
- a CDS encoding DUF883 family protein → MSTESTFGTSDDTPIPNASTGATGPLVDKSAHRRNLQAAQNALIEEFHTLIGDTERLLKHTQDTAGAQTEELRGKINANLGRARQMLKEQEGTLREQGQAAIQCTEEYVHTHPWQSIGIAAGVGFLFGLITRR, encoded by the coding sequence ATGTCTACCGAATCAACTTTCGGCACCAGCGACGATACCCCTATCCCCAATGCATCCACCGGAGCGACCGGACCACTGGTGGACAAATCCGCACACCGCCGCAACCTACAAGCCGCTCAGAACGCACTCATCGAAGAGTTCCACACGTTGATCGGCGATACCGAGCGCCTGCTGAAGCATACGCAGGACACCGCAGGTGCGCAGACCGAGGAATTGCGCGGCAAGATCAACGCTAACCTGGGTCGCGCCCGTCAAATGCTCAAAGAACAGGAAGGTACGTTGCGTGAGCAAGGTCAGGCAGCCATCCAGTGCACCGAGGAATATGTCCATACTCATCCATGGCAGTCGATCGGTATTGCCGCAGGCGTCGGTTTTCTCTTCGGCTTGATCACCCGCCGCTGA
- a CDS encoding glutaredoxin family protein produces the protein MYLPECQLFGTLGCHLCEQAEAELLPLVDNGLLVELLDIAERPEWIDEYGLRIPVLRRIDTGAELDWPFEAEQVVWFLR, from the coding sequence ATGTATCTGCCTGAATGCCAACTGTTTGGGACGCTGGGGTGCCACCTGTGTGAACAGGCCGAGGCGGAGCTTCTGCCGCTGGTGGACAATGGGCTGCTGGTGGAGTTGCTGGATATAGCGGAGCGACCTGAATGGATCGACGAATACGGCTTGCGTATACCCGTGTTGCGGCGAATCGATACGGGTGCCGAGTTGGACTGGCCATTTGAAGCAGAACAAGTCGTTTGGTTTTTGCGGTGA
- a CDS encoding OprD family porin — MLKTPIARGVALATLGATLAIPTMAQAAFVDDSKVNLELRNFYYNSDNRSNASTAQSKSEEWGQGFILRAESGYTEGTVGFGVDALGLMGLKLYSSEDTGGTGLMPSSFGNEAPDDFSSLGLTAKAKISKTVLKVGTIEPKNMAISRSDSRLLPQTFKGGQIISNEIDGLTLDAGYLTEENDRDSTNYEDLKFSGKGGATGDEPEDFLFAGATYSFTKDLKGAYYYSNLEEVYKQHSFNLIHVLPLGENQSLKTDLRYARSTDDGSSSVDNKAIGAMVTYSITGHSFGLGYQKMSGDTGFAYTGASTDPYLVNYVMLSADFANADEKSWQARYDYNFAAMGIPGLTFMTRYVTGDDFGVGGNGKEWERNTDIGYVFQEGTLKNLGVKWRNGTYRSSNNNDKDIDQNRLIVSYTIPLM; from the coding sequence ATGCTCAAGACCCCAATCGCCCGGGGCGTGGCCCTAGCCACTCTGGGAGCAACACTGGCCATCCCTACCATGGCTCAAGCTGCATTTGTTGACGACAGCAAAGTCAACTTGGAGCTGCGTAACTTTTATTACAACAGTGACAACCGCTCCAACGCATCCACCGCTCAATCGAAGTCCGAAGAATGGGGGCAAGGCTTCATTCTTCGCGCTGAATCTGGCTATACCGAAGGCACTGTAGGCTTCGGCGTTGATGCGCTGGGACTCATGGGTCTCAAGCTGTATTCCAGCGAAGACACAGGCGGCACTGGCCTGATGCCGAGCTCTTTCGGAAACGAAGCCCCTGATGACTTCTCGTCGCTGGGTCTGACCGCCAAAGCAAAAATCTCCAAGACTGTATTGAAAGTCGGCACGATCGAACCGAAAAACATGGCAATTTCGCGTAGCGACTCGCGCCTACTGCCACAGACCTTCAAGGGTGGTCAGATTATTTCCAATGAGATCGATGGTCTCACTTTGGACGCCGGCTATCTGACGGAAGAAAACGATCGCGATTCCACGAACTATGAAGATCTGAAGTTTAGCGGTAAGGGCGGGGCTACCGGCGACGAGCCCGAAGACTTCCTTTTTGCGGGTGCGACCTATTCGTTCACGAAGGACCTGAAGGGCGCGTACTATTACAGCAACCTTGAGGAAGTTTACAAACAGCATTCCTTTAACCTCATTCACGTCCTGCCGCTCGGCGAAAACCAATCTCTGAAAACTGACCTGCGCTATGCGCGTTCGACGGATGACGGCTCGTCCTCTGTAGACAACAAAGCCATCGGAGCAATGGTCACCTACTCCATAACCGGTCATAGCTTCGGATTGGGTTATCAGAAGATGAGTGGCGATACTGGTTTCGCCTATACCGGCGCCAGTACTGACCCCTATCTGGTCAACTACGTAATGCTTTCTGCAGACTTTGCCAACGCTGACGAAAAGTCTTGGCAAGCGCGCTATGATTACAACTTCGCTGCCATGGGCATTCCTGGCCTGACTTTCATGACTCGCTATGTTACCGGCGACGACTTTGGGGTTGGCGGGAATGGCAAGGAGTGGGAACGTAACACCGACATCGGCTACGTTTTCCAGGAAGGCACCCTGAAGAACCTCGGCGTGAAATGGCGTAACGGCACATACCGCAGCAGCAATAACAACGATAAGGATATCGATCAGAACCGCCTGATCGTCAGCTACACCATTCCGCTGATGTAA